Below is a genomic region from Fusarium oxysporum Fo47 chromosome XI, complete sequence.
TGGAGCTGGACCCTATATTCGATGCTCCCCGCCCGATCTGATAACCTGGATGAAGCTCGATGGCTCATTCGAGTGGCTCGAACCTTTGGATGAGGATATGGCGGATGAGATGCTGCCGCATAACGGAATTGAAGGCGATCGGCCTGTAGCGCCAAAGGCGGATGTCGATGCTCTGGTCAAGCAAGTCAGCGATTTGGGCCTTGTCCTTCCCACAGGATTTGAGGCATTTATGCGAAGCGACAGGCTTCATCAACGAATCCCGAGCGCTTCGGCCTGGTACTTCCGGCTGTCGAAGCTGATCAAATGCCCGGCCGCCATCGATGACGATCAGGGAGGTTACTTGATCCGCTTTCATTTCGATCAGCAGTCTTGCGCCTTTGCGTATTTGTATCTGAGCAAGTCCGGATGTCATTGTGTTTTGGTGTCCACGGTTAACGTGCCCATGTGCCTCAATGAGGATGACGAAATCAACGGAGAGCAATTGGATGGAGACAATGAGGGAGAAGATATCGATGAAGAAAGCATCGACACCAGCGAGCTTACAAAGGAATATTTCTCCCTGGCCGGACTTTCATTCGAGGAGTATCTCGTAACGGTCTACTTTGAGGGACTACTCAGTTTCCAGGCTGAGTCTTTTGAGGGGCTCGAAGATTTTGTCAAGCATGTCTACCGTTCTCCTAGAGAGGTTGAACATCTACGCGAAACAAGTAAGTCACATAAGGAGTCTCGTGGGAATAACATGCTTACCAGTGCCTAGACGAAGCTATCAAGGTGTTCCTCGATGCGCAGAAGTGGAAGGGAGTAAAGCATTACAGGCAACTTATCAGCGATTAAGGCTTCTTTTCCCGCTCTCTCCTCTCTTATCGCTCGTCAATACTCACGCAGGGATATCGCGGATGTATTTTAATCATCACGAGCGGCTAGTGGAATTTGATACTTAGAAAAGACCGGCCCCTAACTTGTTTCCCATGGATACCAGACACAAGAGTGGTACGATTGCGTTGAGGTGGGTCTTATGGACAAGCTGTTGGATACTAATGTTGCCTAGATGGGATCGATATCAGACTTGGCTAGTGGATATGCCATTGGATATTTTACATCGTTATTTCTAAGAAAGTGAGACTATAAAGCAGACAAGTATGTACTCCAGATCATACCGCTCGTCAAACAGAGTCGGAACGTGACTCCCCAGTGTTTTCCAATCAACATTATCCAGGCCACGCAATGCAAACACGTAATCCCAATACACGGGATACCATCCTGCCCATTCCCAGTCCAGAATAGCGACTATACGACCATCGCGTATCATGATGTTCCTCGACGAGATATCACCATGAGTGAAGACAATGGGATAGTCTGCGCCAAGCTGCTTCGTCATCTGGGCCCAGTGTAATGACTGCTCCTCTATCCGTTTCGGAGGCCGAACAAGCCATTCCTGAAATGATTCAAGGCTTGTGAATGGGCCACCGGATCGAGTCATTATGCTAGGAATCACAGCGCCTTGTCCATCGAAGCGACCGATATAAAACCCCTTGAGGGCACGCAGTTGTCCCAGGTAGTCTTTCAGCTGGTCCATGATCGCAGTTCGCTCATGTGGTTCGAGAGACGGCCATGCCTCTTTTAACGTCTGACCCTCGATATACTCCAGCTCGATGCGATCCCAGTCGCTGCTGA
It encodes:
- a CDS encoding uncharacterized protein (expressed protein) codes for the protein MPSFQNLPPEVTIAILKYLNPFDLLSVLQTFNKALYSAAEVAFRPYKEWTRNAQQMVALFPPRSIHSTRRLCPSYPSHIPPLDHDNVSMSEEIPRRDYESLSLELGAGPYIRCSPPDLITWMKLDGSFEWLEPLDEDMADEMLPHNGIEGDRPVAPKADVDALVKQVSDLGLVLPTGFEAFMRSDRLHQRIPSASAWYFRLSKLIKCPAAIDDDQGGYLIRFHFDQQSCAFAYLYLSKSGCHCVLVSTVNVPMCLNEDDEINGEQLDGDNEGEDIDEESIDTSELTKEYFSLAGLSFEEYLVTVYFEGLLSFQAESFEGLEDFVKHVYRSPREVEHLRETNEAIKVFLDAQKWKGVKHYRQLISD
- a CDS encoding kinase-like domain-containing protein, with translation MYGDSPPPPRTAAPYPEGEVIYKCTERYIVRHGNTVTKYAIHPDGMGVNDKPNEALVLQFIKENTTIPVPEVISSDWDRIELEYIEGQTLKEAWPSLEPHERTAIMDQLKDYLGQLRALKGFYIGRFDGQGAVIPSIMTRSGGPFTSLESFQEWLVRPPKRIEEQSLHWAQMTKQLGADYPIVFTHGDISSRNIMIRDGRIVAILDWEWAGWYPVYWDYVFALRGLDNVDWKTLGSHVPTLFDERYDLEYILVCFIVSLS